The following proteins are encoded in a genomic region of Neoarius graeffei isolate fNeoGra1 chromosome 6, fNeoGra1.pri, whole genome shotgun sequence:
- the si:dkey-238o13.4 gene encoding uncharacterized protein si:dkey-238o13.4, protein MSNGERVVLVLGGAGTVGSGLVKALLDRGFKVAVISRDKNKLERLRGFVSPPTKGNLTTLVGNVGSEEEAEEVKQTLLKSVGKITDVVSSLGFSWWQKGPPHIQPLKELHWVIETLLFSTFVSWKAFFPLVRDDPNCTYTFITGGAGEKLLMPGTGFLTVGSASTLAFCQILREEYPDVPCKLNEVKINTGVGTPERMRPGYLSHVELGEAVATLVENKNKSHTVFTINCPADLKTVIL, encoded by the exons ATGTCTAACGGGGAGCGCGTGGTTCTGGTCCTCGGTGGAGCCGGTACTGTGGGCTCTGGGCTGGTGAAGGCGCTTTTGGACAGAG GTTTTAAGGTTGCTGTGATCTCCAGAGACAAGAACAAACTAGAGAGGCTCAGAGGCTTTGTGTCACCCCCTACCAAAGGCAACTTGACTACTCTGGTAGGGAATGTTG GTTCAGAGGAGGAAGCTGAAGAGGTGAAGCAAACCCTGTTGAAGTCTGTGGGGAAGATTACAGATGTGGTGTCATCTCTGGGCTTCAGCTGGTGGCAAAAAGGGCCACCACACATCCAGCCTCTCAAAGAACTCCACTGG GTTATTGAAACACTTCTGTTCAGCACATTTGTATCATGGAAAGCATTCTTCCCCCTGGTGAGAGATGAtcccaattgcacctacacattTATTACAG GGGGCGCTGGGGAAAAGCTGCTGATGCCAGGCACAGGCTTCTTAACAGTGGGCTCAGCCAGCACTCTGGCATTTTGTCAGATTCTGCGAGAAGAGTACCCAGACGTTCCCTGCAAACTTAATGAG gtGAAGATTAACACAGGTGTTGGTACCCCAGAGCGCATGAGGCCTGGGTACCTCAGTCATGTGGAGTTAGGGGAGGCTGTGGCTACGCTGGTGGAAAATAAGAATAAATCTCACACTGTCTTCACCATAAATTGCCCTGCCGACCTAAAAACCGTCATCCTGTAA